A region of Gracilinanus agilis isolate LMUSP501 chromosome 3, AgileGrace, whole genome shotgun sequence DNA encodes the following proteins:
- the LOC123241120 gene encoding gastrula zinc finger protein XlCGF7.1-like has product MPFICAECGKGFNWNLISENHKKVHTGEKPYICEECEQGSIHKAKLHDYQKVLTEEKPFECNECGMGFNQKPLFQAHEKMHIKEKCNNWDECGKGFSHKTNLHKHVKVHSEEKPFICDECGKGFSHKSNLHKHVKVHSGEKPFICDECGKVFRRNSNLHEHMKVHSGEKSYNCDECGKGFSHKSNLHRHMKVHSEEKPFNCDECGKGFSRKSILHEHLKVHSGEKPYNCDMCGKGFRFKSNLQQHLKVHFGEKLFICDECGKGFRWKSNLHKHHIIHMRDKSM; this is encoded by the coding sequence ATGCCATTTATATGTGCGGAGTGTGGGAAAGGATTCAACTGGAATTTAATAtctgaaaatcataaaaaagttcacactggagagaagccttacaTATGTGAAGAATGTGAACAAGGATCGATCCATAAAGCAAAGCTTCATGATTATCAGAAAGTCCTCACTGAAGAAAAGccctttgaatgtaatgaatgtgggatgGGTTTCAACCAAAAGCCTTTATTTCAAGCTCATGAGAAAATGcacattaaagaaaaatgcaataattgggatgagtgtgggaaaggattCAGTCATAAGACAAATCTTCATAAACATGTGAAAGTCCACTCTGAAGAAAAGCCTTTTATTtgtgatgagtgtgggaaaggattCAGTCATAAGTCAAATCTTCATAAACATGTGAAAGTCCACTCTGGAGAAAAGCCTTTTATTtgtgatgagtgtgggaaagTATTCAGACGTAATTCAAACCTTCACGAACATATGAAAGTCCACTCTGGAGAAAAGTCCTATAATtgtgatgagtgtgggaaaggattCAGTCATAAGTCAAATCTTCATAGACATATGAAAGTCCACTCTGAAGAAAAGCCCTTTAATtgtgatgagtgtgggaaaggattCAGTCGTAAGTCAATCCTTCATGAACATCTGAAAGTCCACTCTGGAGAAAAGCCCTATAATTGTGATATGTGTGGGAAAGGATTCAGATTTAAGTCAAACCTTCAACAACATCTGAAAGTACACTTTGGAGAAAAACTCTTTATAtgtgatgagtgtgggaaaggattCAGATGGAAGTCAAACCTTCATAAACATCATATAATTCACATGAGAGATAAGTCTATGTAG